The Streptomyces sp. NL15-2K genome contains a region encoding:
- a CDS encoding DJ-1/PfpI family protein has protein sequence MPAKILIVTGDAAESLEVLYPYQRLREEGYDVHIAAPTRKTLRFVVHDFEPGFDTYTEKPGYTWPADLAFAEVDPGEYAALVIPGGRAPEYLRNDPELRKILKSFFDADKPVAQICHGPLLTAAIDSLRGRRVTAYPALELDMQAAGATFQDAETVVDGTLVSARAWPDHSRWMREFLTVLRAKAPAI, from the coding sequence ATGCCAGCGAAAATCCTCATCGTCACCGGCGACGCAGCAGAGTCACTGGAGGTCCTGTACCCCTACCAGCGCCTCCGCGAAGAGGGCTACGACGTCCACATCGCGGCCCCCACCCGCAAAACCCTCCGTTTCGTCGTCCATGACTTCGAACCCGGCTTCGACACCTACACCGAAAAGCCCGGCTACACCTGGCCCGCCGACCTGGCCTTCGCCGAGGTCGACCCCGGCGAGTACGCCGCCCTGGTCATCCCCGGCGGCCGCGCCCCCGAATACCTCCGCAACGACCCAGAACTCCGCAAGATCCTGAAGTCCTTCTTCGACGCCGACAAACCCGTCGCCCAGATCTGTCACGGCCCCCTGCTCACCGCCGCGATCGACAGCCTCCGCGGCCGCCGCGTCACGGCGTACCCCGCCCTGGAACTGGACATGCAGGCCGCCGGCGCCACCTTCCAGGACGCCGAGACGGTGGTCGACGGCACCCTGGTCTCCGCCCGCGCCTGGCCGGACCACTCCCGCTGGATGCGCGAGTTCCTGACGGTGCTGCGCGCAAAGGCCCCGGCGATCTGA
- a CDS encoding HAD family hydrolase — translation MGKQTDAHIVWDWNGTLFHDNDAIIGATNAAFAELGLEPITIEQYRALYCVPVPKFYERLMGRLPTDAEWEIMDETFHRYYAEHRVRCSLTEGVAELLVEWRSAGRSQSLLSMYVHEELVPLVRGFGIEPHFLRVDGRVGPSGGSKAQHMVRHLGALAGVDPARTVVIGDAADDAVAALHVGARAVLYTGGSHSRASLEEVGVPVVDTLAEAVVEAERLAA, via the coding sequence ATGGGGAAGCAGACAGACGCGCACATTGTGTGGGACTGGAACGGGACGCTGTTCCACGACAATGACGCGATCATCGGGGCGACGAACGCGGCTTTCGCCGAGCTGGGGCTGGAGCCGATCACGATCGAGCAGTACCGGGCGCTGTACTGCGTGCCGGTGCCGAAGTTCTACGAGCGGCTGATGGGGCGGCTGCCGACCGACGCCGAGTGGGAGATCATGGACGAGACCTTCCATCGGTACTACGCCGAGCACCGGGTGCGGTGCAGCCTTACGGAGGGTGTGGCGGAGCTGCTCGTGGAGTGGCGGTCCGCCGGGCGCAGCCAGTCCCTGCTCAGCATGTACGTCCATGAGGAACTCGTCCCGTTGGTGCGGGGGTTCGGGATCGAGCCGCACTTCCTGAGAGTCGACGGGCGGGTCGGGCCGTCCGGGGGGAGCAAGGCCCAGCACATGGTGCGGCATCTTGGTGCGCTCGCGGGAGTGGACCCGGCTCGTACGGTGGTGATCGGGGACGCCGCGGATGATGCGGTGGCGGCGTTGCATGTGGGGGCGCGGGCTGTGCTGTACACCGGGGGGTCGCACAGCCGGGCCAGTCTGGAGGAGGTCGGGGTGCCTGTGGTGGATACGTTGGCGGAGGCGGTTGTGGAGGCGGAGCGGTTGGCGGCGTAG